One genomic window of Deltaproteobacteria bacterium includes the following:
- a CDS encoding antitoxin: MNTAKIFLNGKSQAVRLPKECRFKDKEIYVKKMGDVVVLLPKDNPWESFFSSLDHFSADFMKRRSQPKAQTREKI, from the coding sequence ATGAACACCGCAAAAATTTTCCTGAACGGAAAAAGCCAGGCCGTCCGCCTTCCAAAGGAGTGCCGCTTCAAAGACAAGGAGATCTATGTCAAAAAGATGGGCGATGTCGTCGTCCTTCTGCCGAAGGACAACCCCTGGGAATCCTTTTTTTCGAGCCTTGATCATTTCTCCGCCGATTTCATGAAACGGCGTTCCCAGCCGAAGGCGCAAACGCGGGAAAAAATCTAA
- a CDS encoding type II toxin-antitoxin system VapC family toxin, with amino-acid sequence MQFLLDTNICIYLIKKKPPSVLARFRALKPGDVGVSSITTAELHYGVEKSQFPDKNRQALAEFLLPLELAPFDEKAAAVFGKIRTVLERKGRVIGSYDMLIAAHAISLDATLVTNNTREFSRIADLKVKNWV; translated from the coding sequence GTGCAATTCCTGCTCGATACGAACATCTGCATTTATCTGATCAAGAAAAAACCCCCGTCGGTCTTGGCCCGATTCAGGGCGCTTAAACCGGGGGATGTCGGTGTTTCCTCCATTACGACAGCCGAACTCCATTACGGGGTCGAAAAAAGCCAATTTCCCGATAAGAACAGGCAGGCATTGGCTGAATTTCTGCTTCCTCTCGAATTGGCGCCTTTTGACGAAAAGGCCGCCGCCGTTTTTGGAAAAATCAGGACCGTTTTGGAGAGAAAAGGGAGGGTGATCGGTTCCTACGACATGCTGATCGCCGCCCATGCCATCAGCCTTGACGCAACTCTGGTTACCAACAACACAAGGGAATTTTCGCGCATTGCCGATCTTAAAGTCAAAAACTGGGTTTAA